Proteins encoded by one window of Collimonas fungivorans:
- the hutC gene encoding histidine utilization repressor, which yields MHGATNNKAVPAFQQVKDHVLQQIRSGDWKPGDLIPSERELMLQFSLSRMTVNRALRELTDNQMLVRIQGSGTYVAPGKYQSTLVEIHSIDDELVARGHRYRSQVLTLEASNAPVALKALGLENGPAFHSVIVHFADDIPIQLEDRYTNPQLFPDYLQQDFHRITPNHYMVQIAPLDKAEYGIESKMPDAAVRKLLQMEAGEPCLLLSRRTWVRQALATSVTLWHPGSRYQFTGGF from the coding sequence ATGCATGGCGCAACAAACAACAAAGCAGTCCCGGCATTTCAACAGGTCAAGGACCACGTCTTGCAGCAGATACGCAGCGGCGACTGGAAACCAGGCGACCTGATTCCCTCGGAACGCGAACTGATGCTGCAATTCAGCCTGTCGCGCATGACGGTCAACCGCGCCCTGCGCGAACTCACCGACAACCAGATGCTGGTGCGGATCCAGGGTTCGGGCACTTACGTCGCCCCTGGCAAATACCAGTCTACCCTGGTGGAGATACACAGTATCGACGATGAACTGGTGGCGCGCGGCCACCGCTACCGCAGCCAGGTGCTGACGCTGGAAGCCAGCAATGCGCCGGTCGCATTAAAAGCGCTGGGGCTGGAAAACGGGCCGGCCTTTCATTCCGTGATCGTGCATTTTGCCGACGACATCCCGATCCAGCTGGAAGACCGCTACACCAATCCGCAGCTGTTTCCCGATTACCTGCAGCAGGATTTCCACCGGATCACGCCAAATCACTACATGGTGCAGATCGCGCCCCTGGACAAAGCCGAATACGGTATCGAATCGAAGATGCCGGACGCCGCGGTGCGCAAGCTGCTGCAGATGGAAGCCGGCGAACCTTGCCTGCTGCTGTCGCGCCGCACCTGGGTGCGGCAGGCGCTGGCGACTTCGGTCACCTTGTGGCATCCCGGCTCGAGATATCAATTTACCGGCGGATTCTGA